One genomic window of Halanaerobium saccharolyticum subsp. saccharolyticum DSM 6643 includes the following:
- the smc gene encoding chromosome segregation protein SMC yields the protein MRLVVNIFLKKIRLKGFKSFANKTDIEIEENITAVVGPNGSGKSNIVDAIRWVLGEQSAKNLRGSRMSDIIFSGSEELNSKNKASVTLFFDNSNGDLPVEGKELTLGRQVEDDGRSDYLINGASCRLKDIEMLLMDSGLGSDGYSIVGQGRIDSIIKSKPDKMRLFFEEAAGIMKHKSRKEEAEKRLENTNTDLNRIHDIVDELEKRHDPLEKAAEKAKKYKGYKDELSDLEISLLNKQWKEHSKEFEKISQKRETSQKKLTEKESRYNALSYKLDNSKDKLKDLKNEKEEVSNEYFQNQNKVNEINNNLNVMEERKNNYIENKENLKHKITKLKKERKLQEKEVKKAKENFEIINSDQENVKKEINNLKNKINSSREKIDKIKRQIETKENKIKIKKEEIQTENSALERLKERVDISNDRLQEISESQAEIDSKIENKKAKADHIRDELSAIRKEIERTEKSLNKLTQTIKNDTKALENGKDELLKCKEDFQHYNSRLQLMEEMQDSYEGYYNGVRSILEKRDQFSGLIDVVAEIVSVKAEYEQAIETALGAKMQNIIVEDDQTARNAVQYLKKNNRGRATFLPLNMVNGSRLGDRYLNKLAEQEGFIGLAVDLVDFPERLENIFNFLLGQIVVSDTLDHAVKIAKNIKRSFRIVTAEGDVVYPGGAISGGSSSSNSRDLIGRSRKIEELKKKKKKLQQKGKSLVKKLENDKKELDQKQDKLETLKSELQSLKMDENNIIYRKNRIEENLNELKEDKGKRQDSFSDLDNNLKDNQNTIAAKEEKIKDLKAEIENLNIEINDLRAALNIKEENLAEIEPQLKELELDGARISEKRNNAQEKLSEKKRILELKNKEINTRKKEIEEIQSDLEKIADRKVKLQQKKKELAAEGQDLKQKKEELTLKVKDLEKEVELKEKESKELQQELNKIKDNFHQLDLKYTKLDDKLTNINSILLEDYNLEPAQIDENNLIEISDEEEAEVETKIKELKNKMEKLHPINEAAVEEFAELKDRLDYLHEQQDDLKHARNSIELVISDIEESMEKMFAKTFYQVKEEFSKVFKSLFQGGKAELELTDPEELLTTGVEIHAQPPGKSLKSLSLLSGGERALTAIALIFAFIQVKPSPFYVLDEIDAPLDDVNIVRFASFIKKYAKVAQFIIITHRRYMMTEVDSLYGVTMEKSGVSRLVSLKLDQAEEFNDNYIKEAL from the coding sequence GTGAGGTTGGTGGTTAATATTTTTTTAAAAAAAATTAGGTTGAAAGGTTTTAAATCTTTTGCCAATAAAACAGATATAGAAATTGAAGAAAATATTACTGCTGTAGTAGGTCCAAATGGCAGTGGTAAGAGCAATATTGTTGATGCTATTCGTTGGGTTTTAGGTGAACAGAGTGCCAAAAATCTTCGCGGCAGCAGAATGTCAGATATTATATTTTCTGGAAGTGAAGAATTAAATTCCAAAAATAAGGCCAGTGTAACTTTGTTTTTTGATAATTCAAATGGGGATTTGCCGGTTGAAGGCAAGGAATTAACTTTAGGGCGCCAGGTAGAGGATGATGGACGCAGTGACTATTTAATTAATGGTGCTTCCTGCCGTCTAAAAGATATTGAGATGCTTTTAATGGACAGTGGTCTTGGAAGTGATGGTTATTCAATAGTTGGTCAGGGAAGAATTGACTCTATAATTAAATCTAAGCCGGATAAGATGCGACTCTTTTTTGAAGAGGCTGCCGGGATTATGAAACATAAATCTCGTAAAGAAGAGGCAGAAAAAAGGCTGGAAAATACAAACACTGATTTAAATCGAATTCATGATATAGTAGATGAATTAGAAAAAAGACATGACCCCTTAGAAAAAGCAGCAGAAAAAGCAAAAAAATATAAGGGATACAAAGATGAACTTTCAGATTTAGAAATTAGTTTGTTAAATAAGCAGTGGAAAGAACATTCAAAAGAATTTGAAAAGATTAGTCAAAAAAGAGAAACTTCTCAGAAAAAATTAACTGAAAAAGAAAGCAGATATAATGCTTTATCATATAAACTTGATAATTCTAAAGATAAATTGAAAGACTTAAAAAATGAAAAAGAAGAAGTTAGTAATGAGTATTTTCAGAATCAAAATAAAGTAAATGAGATTAATAATAATTTAAATGTAATGGAAGAAAGAAAAAACAATTACATAGAAAATAAAGAAAATTTAAAGCATAAAATTACTAAACTAAAAAAAGAGCGTAAACTGCAGGAAAAAGAAGTTAAAAAAGCTAAAGAAAATTTTGAAATCATTAACTCTGATCAAGAAAATGTAAAAAAAGAAATTAATAATTTAAAAAATAAAATAAATAGCAGTAGAGAAAAAATAGATAAGATTAAGCGTCAAATCGAAACTAAAGAAAATAAGATCAAGATTAAAAAAGAAGAAATCCAAACTGAAAATTCAGCCCTTGAGAGGTTAAAAGAAAGAGTTGATATTTCTAATGATCGACTTCAGGAAATATCAGAATCTCAAGCTGAAATTGATTCAAAAATAGAGAATAAAAAAGCTAAAGCAGATCACATAAGAGACGAACTATCTGCTATTAGAAAAGAAATTGAAAGAACAGAAAAATCATTAAACAAACTAACTCAAACAATAAAAAATGACACAAAAGCTTTAGAAAATGGTAAAGATGAGCTTTTAAAATGCAAAGAAGATTTTCAGCATTATAATTCTCGCCTGCAGTTGATGGAAGAAATGCAGGACAGTTATGAAGGTTATTATAATGGTGTGCGCAGTATTTTAGAAAAAAGAGATCAGTTTAGCGGTTTAATTGACGTAGTTGCAGAAATAGTCTCTGTAAAAGCTGAATATGAGCAGGCAATAGAAACTGCCTTAGGGGCCAAGATGCAGAATATCATTGTCGAAGATGATCAGACTGCTCGTAATGCCGTGCAGTATTTAAAGAAAAACAACAGAGGTCGTGCTACCTTTTTGCCCTTAAATATGGTTAATGGTTCTCGGCTTGGTGATCGCTATTTGAATAAATTAGCTGAACAGGAAGGCTTTATCGGTCTGGCTGTTGACTTAGTTGATTTTCCAGAGCGTTTAGAAAATATATTTAATTTTCTTTTGGGACAGATTGTAGTTAGTGACACTCTCGACCATGCAGTTAAGATAGCTAAAAATATTAAAAGAAGTTTTAGGATTGTTACTGCAGAAGGAGATGTTGTTTATCCAGGTGGAGCAATCTCTGGCGGCAGCAGCTCCAGCAACAGCCGTGACTTAATTGGACGCAGTCGTAAAATAGAAGAGCTCAAAAAGAAGAAGAAAAAATTGCAGCAAAAAGGTAAATCACTTGTTAAAAAATTAGAAAATGATAAAAAAGAACTTGATCAAAAACAGGATAAATTAGAAACTTTAAAATCTGAACTTCAGTCCTTAAAAATGGATGAGAATAATATAATTTATCGTAAAAATAGGATTGAAGAAAATTTAAATGAATTAAAAGAGGATAAAGGTAAAAGACAGGATAGTTTTTCTGACTTGGACAATAATTTAAAAGATAATCAAAATACAATTGCTGCTAAAGAAGAAAAAATTAAAGACTTAAAGGCTGAAATCGAAAATTTAAATATTGAAATCAATGATCTGCGGGCAGCTTTAAATATTAAAGAAGAAAATTTAGCAGAAATTGAACCTCAATTAAAAGAACTAGAATTAGATGGAGCTAGAATTTCTGAAAAAAGGAATAATGCGCAGGAAAAATTAAGCGAGAAAAAAAGAATTTTAGAATTAAAAAATAAAGAAATTAATACTCGCAAAAAAGAGATAGAAGAGATACAAAGCGATTTAGAAAAAATAGCTGATCGTAAAGTTAAACTGCAGCAGAAGAAAAAAGAACTTGCAGCCGAAGGTCAAGATCTAAAGCAAAAAAAAGAAGAACTAACTTTAAAAGTTAAAGATTTAGAAAAAGAAGTTGAGCTAAAAGAAAAAGAATCAAAAGAACTACAGCAGGAGCTAAATAAAATTAAAGATAACTTTCATCAGCTTGATTTAAAATATACAAAGTTGGATGATAAATTGACGAATATTAACTCCATATTGCTGGAAGATTATAATCTAGAGCCAGCTCAAATTGATGAAAATAATTTAATAGAAATCAGCGATGAGGAAGAAGCTGAAGTTGAAACAAAAATTAAGGAATTAAAAAATAAAATGGAAAAATTACATCCGATTAATGAGGCAGCTGTGGAAGAATTTGCTGAGTTAAAGGATAGATTAGATTATTTACATGAGCAGCAGGATGATTTAAAACATGCCAGAAATTCAATTGAATTAGTAATTTCTGATATAGAAGAGTCAATGGAAAAAATGTTTGCTAAAACTTTTTATCAGGTCAAAGAAGAGTTTTCTAAAGTTTTTAAATCTTTATTTCAGGGAGGAAAGGCTGAACTGGAATTAACAGATCCGGAAGAACTTTTAACCACCGGTGTAGAAATTCATGCTCAACCTCCTGGTAAAAGTTTAAAAAGTCTATCACTGCTTTCTGGTGGTGAGAGAGCTTTAACAGCAATTGCCTTAATTTTTGCTTTCATTCAGGTTAAGCCCAGTCCTTTTTATGTCTTAGATGAAATTGATGCGCCCCTGGATGATGTTAATATTGTTCGATTTGCCAGTTTTATTAAAAAATATGCAAAAGTAGCTCAGTTTATTATTATAACTCACCGCCGTTATATGATGACAGAGGTTGATTCGTTATATGGTGTAACTATGGAAAAATCAGGTGTATCACGTTTAGTATCTTTAAAATTGGATCAGGCGGAAGAATTTAATGATAATTATATCAAGGAGGCTTTATAA
- a CDS encoding stage V sporulation protein S, with the protein MEELKVSSKSDPKAVAGALAAVVREEKKVELQAVGAGAVNQTIKAIAISRGYVAPNGMDLIMIPAFTEIEIDGEERTAIKFLVEPR; encoded by the coding sequence ATGGAAGAATTAAAGGTATCATCAAAATCAGATCCAAAAGCTGTTGCCGGTGCTTTAGCAGCAGTTGTTAGAGAAGAAAAAAAAGTAGAACTACAGGCAGTTGGGGCTGGGGCAGTTAATCAAACTATCAAAGCAATTGCAATTTCAAGGGGCTATGTGGCTCCAAACGGAATGGATTTAATAATGATTCCTGCATTTACTGAAATTGAAATCGATGGAGAAGAACGAACAGCTATAAAATTTTTAGTAGAGCCGAGATAA